A stretch of the Phoenix dactylifera cultivar Barhee BC4 unplaced genomic scaffold, palm_55x_up_171113_PBpolish2nd_filt_p 000275F, whole genome shotgun sequence genome encodes the following:
- the LOC103706615 gene encoding MACPF domain-containing protein At4g24290-like, which yields MALKASPLEAAEIAIRSIGLGYDITDDIRLKYCKRDSPDPFLIDLGNDQVQEIVLPDGISILKVPKSIKCDKGERMRFGSDVLSFQQMSEQFNQQLSLSGKIPSGLFNHMFEFSGCWQKDAANTKFLAVNGWFITLYTVALTKSQIVLHDHVKQAVPSSWDPAALARFIEKFGTHVIVGVKMGGKDVIYVRQQHSSNLQPIEVQKRLKDMADKRFPDANGQYGTNADEAYEKDKVDFRERRMRFVESTPSSSYSAKEDIMQIFKRRGGNENKDLSHYEWLNSVPSEPDVISMSFVPISSLLNGVPGSGFLTHAINLYLRYKPPVTELHQFLAFQLPRQWAPVFGDLPLGPQGKQQSSAHLQFTIMGPKLYVNTNVVDVGKRPVTGLRLYLEGRRSNRLAIHLQHLSSLPRIFELQDDPTNSFSHESHDRKYYEPLQWRHFSHICTAPVESSDFSIVTGAQLHVAHHGLKKVLFLRLHFSTVTNATLVKNPEWGGSPGLAQKSGLISTLISTHFTAAFQKQPPRPADVNINSAVYPGGPPVPIQTPKLLKLIDTTEMVRGPQDMPGYWVVSGAKLHVERGKISLHVRYSLLTVCLPDDEVFME from the exons ATGGCTCTCAAGGCTTCACCGCTAGAAGCTGCTGAGATTGCAATTCGCTCGATTGGGCTAGGGTATGACATAACTGATGATATCCGGCTCAAGTACTGCAAAAGGGACTCACCAGATCCTTTCCTGATCGATCTCGGTAACgatcaagttcaagaaattgttCTTCCGGATGGTATTTCTATTCTCAAGGTTCCGAAGTCCATTAAATGTGATAAAGGAGAGAGGATGAGGTTCGGGTCTGATGTTCTCTCTTTTCAACAG ATGTCTGAGCAGTTCAACCAGCAGCTATCTTTGTCAGGAAAAATTCCTTCTGGCTTGTTCAACCATATGTTTGAATTTTCAGGCTGTTGGCAGAAAGATGCAGCAAACACCAAATTCCTTGCGGTCAATGGGTGGTTTATTACCCTATACACTGTTGCCTTAACAAAATCTCAGATTGTCCTTCATGATCATGTTAAGCAAGCTGTTCCATCATCATGGGATCCTGCTGCCTTGGCAAG GtttattgaaaaatttggcaccCATGTTATTGTTGGTGTGAAGATGGGAGGGAAGGATGTAATTTATGTGCGACAGCAGCACTCATCAAATCTCCAACCAATTGAAGTTCAGAAGAGGTTAAAGGACATGGCAGATAAGAGGTTTCCAGATGCGAATGGGCAGTATGGAACGAATGCtgatgaagcatatgagaaaGATAAG gtTGATTTTAGAGAGCGACGCATGAGGTTTGTAGAGTCCACTCCATCAAGTTCTTACTCAGCAAAGGAG GATATTATGCAAATATTCAAAAGGAGGGGGGGAAATGAGAATAAGGATTTATCACATTACGAGTGGTTGAACAGTGTCCCATCAGAACCTGATGTTATCTCAATGTCCTTTGTACCGAtcagttctctcttgaatgGAGTTCCCGGCAGTGGATTCTTGACCCATGCCATCAATCTATATCTGCGCT ATAAACCACCAGTTACAGAACTTCATCAGTTTTTGGCGTTTCAGTTACCAAGGCAATGGGCCCCTGTTTTTGGTGACCTTCCCCTTGGACCTCAGGGAAAGCAACAGAGCAGTGCACATCTACAGTTCACCATCATGGGTCCTAAGCTTTATGTCAATACTAATGTG GTTGATGTAGGCAAGAGGCCAGTGACTGGCCTTCGCTTGTActtggaagggaggagaagcaaCAGATTAGCAATTCATCTGCAACATCTGTCTTCTCTTCCTCGAATCTTTGAGCTCCAGGATGACCCCACCAACAGCTTCTCTCATGAATCACATGATCGCAAATACTATGAACCTCTTCAATGGAGACACTTTTCCCACATCTGCACTGCCCCTGTTGAATCTAGTGATTTCTCAATCGTCACTGGGGCTCAGTTGCATGTAGCGCACCATGGCCTCAAGAAAGTCCTTTTCCTTCGCCTACACTTCTCAACTGTTACTAATGCTACGCTGGTCAAGAATCCAGAGTGGGGGGGATCTCCTGGCTTGGCTCAAAAATCTGGCCTCATCTCAACACTGATCAGCACCCACTTTACTGCTGCCTTCCAAAAGCAGCCACCTCGGCCTGCAGATGTGAACATCAACTCAGCAGTATATCCTGGTGGACCTCCAGTTCCAATACAGACTCCGAAGCTTCTTAAATTAATTGATACAACTGAGATGGTGCGGGGTCCGCAGGATATGCCTGGTTACTGGGTGGTCTCTGGAGCAAAACTGCACGTGGAGAGGGGTAAGATCTCTCTGCATGTTAGGTACTCACTTTTGACAGTTTGTTTGCCTGATGATGAAGTGTTTATGGAATAG